The DNA window CATAGAACCCACCCCCTGCCTATATATTCAGCCAAGGGTCTTGAATCTTTATTAAACGGATTAATAATCCAGGAGGTTTCAATACAAAGAGAATTGGAGACgaatcagctgctgcagtggacACACCTCCTGAGAGAATTCATGTGATCAATATTATTGACAGCACCAGCCTCGGCCAGTGGTTGACATGATACTTGAAGAACAGTCCCAGTCTCCCTGTGGATgtcggagagagaggaggctggaTGAGGCGGATGCgcactgagctgctgcttctcctccaggacGCTCGCAGGGATGGAGGGAGTCTTTGCGTGACAGGGACACCATGGATTCTCATCTCCACATCTTGGGTACGTTTTTAAAAAACCCGTAACAAGAACGTAGCACACAAGGAGTtgtgttatttgtatttgttttttttgattgtTGCGCAAAGGCTGTGGAGTTGTTTCCAACACCAGGGGGGGAGATTGTGGTTGGTAAAGTTCGATGCATGTCAGCATCTTCGTCTCTGGGTTGATTGCGTGTGTTTTATCTTGTGTTAAGGTTCGTTACAACCCGGGGTTGAGATGTCCAACCTCCACAACCGGAGCCAGCCCAGCGCCCGCCGCGGGGACTACGTGTGGCAGTACGAGTACTATGACGACGAGGAGCCGGTTTCCTTCGAGGGACTCAAGGCGCACAGATGTAAgatggataaaagcttcacctGCCTTTGCCTCTGCTGCGTGTGGGCGAGCCTCTGAGTGCATGTTCAGTGTTTTGTGAGTCAGCAAACAAGGCTCCTGTGCATTACAGTATTTTTTGATTCCATATTGCCTCAGCAGTGCTTTACATGCTTCTCCACATGATCCTGCAGCCCCTGGACTGGCTGGTGCTCTGCACTCCACTTGTAATGATCAAGCCActtaatgaaaaaaagacaaattgccCCAGCAGACAAGCAGGATGCTGGAGTGGTCTTCTAATTCGATTTTAGAAATCCTGAATGCCTGCTTTTAAACGGTAATTGATGATTTCTGCTCTTGTGGGGGCCACATGCGGATGAAGTGGTCAATCATTAAAAACTATTTGCTGTAATAAGATTCTTTCCCCTTTGACATTTCAGACTCCATCGTCATCGGCTTCTGGGTCGGACTCGCTGTGTTTGTCATCTTCATGTTCTTTGTGCTCACGCTGCTCACAAAGACAGGAGCTCCACATCAGGAGTGAGTATGAAAACCAGGTTTGCCACTTATTTCCCCTGTTCCAGCAGCCTGGGGAGTGCCGGGCAACTCAGCTCACACACTTCCAGTCTCAGacacaggaggcaggaggataAACACGCCATGTGTACCGAAGCTCAGAGTGGCAGAGCTGTAATGAGTTCCACTGGTGCGTTTGCTATTCTGACACAAGATTGTAAGGCTGTGTGGTTGTGGATGTTCCCGTCGTTGATAAGCTGATATTGCGCTCGGAGGTATAAAGGAAACTGCAGAGGAGTTGCTCTGTTAAGGTCAGACCGAGACCGGtttcagctaaaataaaaaaggaatttattgactttcctctcctttttttttgtaagaaaaagGCTCTGGAACGACTTTTAGTGTTTATTTTCAAGACGCAGAATCCAAAACGGTGAGAAATCatgtgtccaaattgcaccaaattcaacagtTCAAGGTTTAACGCTGAACAAAAATGAAAGGTTCTTGAGTcaaatacagacagagagaggtttTTGGAAATATAAAATAGGTTTGTCGACAGCTACATTCAGgacaaatgtttaattaaagcCAGTTGTGTTTTCAACGCCTTTCCCTGCAACAATCACAATCTAGCTCTTTCCTCCTTCCCTAAACAGAAATCCAGATGCTGCTGAGAAGCGGCACCAACCAGGCAGATGTCTGGTCGACCTCGGCGGTGTCCAGGATGAAAATGAGAAGGCCTTCTCTCGTCCGCTGCTAGAGGGGTCCCGCTCctattttcatttctttatccACGAGGAGGATCAGGGTGaggggaaacaaaaacaagaagacAAGAAGTTTGGGAGGCACACGGCAGCTCGAGCCCAGCAGGACACCTGCGACCGGCCCAGGGGAGGCAGCTCCTCGGGGATGGAGGATATGGAGGAGGATGTTGAGGAAGCTGGGGGACACCACCAACCTCTGAAGGGACTAATGGAGGAGAGTAGGAGGGACAGAGAGTGTGCCTCCCTGTCCCACTTCAACATCCCCAATTTTGTGAATTTGGATAACAGCTCAACGCTTGGGGAGGACGATTTGTAGAGCGAGCCGTTCATCAAACTGGAGCCCCCCCCTTCATAGACCGTTCAGTCTCAGAAAGACACTCACCTGCCACACACCATCTACCTTTTTCATTCTTATTAAGCTCAAGAGTGTTTTAAGGCTCTTCAACAAGTGTACTTTCAGATCGGCAAGTAATCTGCATAAATGCTGCCCGACAATTCCTCAATACGTGCAGCTCAGTTTTAAAAAGGCATTTCAGTCCGAAGAGAAAATTGCCTGGAAAATAGAAGCTTTCACTTCAGCTCCTCCGGGGTTGAGAGTGGCTTCTGGGAAAGATGAATTACGACACAGATTGAAAAATGGTCACTGCAGAGTGATGTGTTGTTGAATTGTTTCCTTGTGCAATCCtggatgtttttctctctgtgccgAAGCTCAAACGCCACCCGGTCAAACCAAGAAGATTAAAAACACAGGATTGTTGTTGCTCTAGTAACAGGTGAAGTGTATTTTTACTGTGTGACGAGTAGCACTGAATCAAACATATCGTGGTTCCTTTACAGGGTATAGGCAACCTGAGGCCATGGGTGATGAtgtgatttaatgttttttttattctgctgaATGTAGTTGACAAATAAAGCTGATATGATTTTGGAAATCGACTGGTCCTTGGTGGGTTGCAGCATTTGTTACCAGTTCGCAACCAGCTAATAAACACAGCAGAATGTTTATCATCTCAACAGCCAAATACTTTGCTCAGTGTTCGGAGGAGACCAAATTAGGAGTTTGGATATCGGACTAACAAACTATTTTAAGTAAATGCTAATGTTAGGATGTTTAATCACTGTCTATTATAATgttaaattaactaaattactAAATTAACTACAAAAAGATGATGTCAGCATTGTGTTCACAAGTTGTTGCACCGCTGGTATGTAGCCCTCAAACTAAATGCTAGTTGAGagtagactgtttataaagatggacgatatcaAAGCTCCCAAAAGTGCAGCAAATttatcttgattgccccctagtggctggcagCTCTGCAGGTCATaaa is part of the Limanda limanda chromosome 18, fLimLim1.1, whole genome shotgun sequence genome and encodes:
- the LOC133024948 gene encoding melanocortin-2 receptor accessory protein 2A-like; translation: MSNLHNRSQPSARRGDYVWQYEYYDDEEPVSFEGLKAHRYSIVIGFWVGLAVFVIFMFFVLTLLTKTGAPHQENPDAAEKRHQPGRCLVDLGGVQDENEKAFSRPLLEGSRSYFHFFIHEEDQGEGKQKQEDKKFGRHTAARAQQDTCDRPRGGSSSGMEDMEEDVEEAGGHHQPLKGLMEESRRDRECASLSHFNIPNFVNLDNSSTLGEDDL